Proteins encoded by one window of Salvia splendens isolate huo1 chromosome 5, SspV2, whole genome shotgun sequence:
- the LOC121805120 gene encoding protein NUCLEAR FUSION DEFECTIVE 6, mitochondrial-like isoform X2 produces the protein MAAFAARSAFRSAARSATARISAGVKPRSAPSPFRASSQTPLSARIFRSPVEMSCVSVMSMLPYHTATASAVLTSMLSVAPRGHGWSIEDG, from the exons ATGGCCGCCTTCGCCGCCAGATCAGCTTTTCGCTCCGCCGCGCGTAGCGCCACTGCGAGAATATCCGCCGGCGTCAAGCCTAGGTCAGCTCCATCTCCATTTCGCGCCTCATCTCAAACTCCGCTCTCCGCTCGCATTTTCAG GTCTCCCGTGGAGATGAGCTGTGTTAGCGTAATGTCTATGTTGCCGTACCACACTGCAACCGCCTCCGCCGTGCTCACTTCTATGCTATCTGTGGCGCCTCGCGGTCACGGTTGGAGCATTGAGG ATGGATGA
- the LOC121805120 gene encoding protein NUCLEAR FUSION DEFECTIVE 6, mitochondrial-like isoform X1 has translation MAAFAARSAFRSAARSATARISAGVKPRSAPSPFRASSQTPLSARIFRSPVEMSCVSVMSMLPYHTATASAVLTSMLSVAPRGHGWSIEGL, from the exons ATGGCCGCCTTCGCCGCCAGATCAGCTTTTCGCTCCGCCGCGCGTAGCGCCACTGCGAGAATATCCGCCGGCGTCAAGCCTAGGTCAGCTCCATCTCCATTTCGCGCCTCATCTCAAACTCCGCTCTCCGCTCGCATTTTCAG GTCTCCCGTGGAGATGAGCTGTGTTAGCGTAATGTCTATGTTGCCGTACCACACTGCAACCGCCTCCGCCGTGCTCACTTCTATGCTATCTGTGGCGCCTCGCGGTCACGGTTGGAGCATTGAGG GGTTATGA